In one window of Candidatus Scalindua sp. DNA:
- a CDS encoding methyltransferase domain-containing protein has protein sequence MIKQLLTHLKYSNIKNMSYDNPEIMPLMHYNVKNHGFVRRVYEDFYKVFMNAATSAPDGKMVELGTGYGFLKEFSRMDLICSDINTNFNIDLRFSAEHLPLKDNTVSVFFMTGVLHHIKNVDLFFKDVQKALVPGGKVVMIEPFNSPFARVMYRISHHEPFDPESGWKISGEKHLADANIALPWIIFMRDRKVFESKYPNLRIKKIETHNPITFQLSGAGAFNTFLPGFAYPFFKTFELLLRPLYHYLAMWMTIELENVEATI, from the coding sequence ATGATTAAACAATTACTTACCCATTTAAAGTATTCCAATATTAAAAATATGAGTTATGACAATCCGGAGATTATGCCATTGATGCATTATAATGTGAAAAATCACGGATTTGTAAGGAGGGTATACGAAGATTTTTATAAAGTATTTATGAATGCAGCAACGAGTGCTCCTGATGGAAAAATGGTTGAATTAGGTACTGGATATGGCTTTTTAAAGGAGTTTTCTCGTATGGATTTGATCTGTTCTGATATAAATACGAATTTTAATATTGATCTGCGTTTTTCTGCTGAACATTTACCGCTAAAGGACAATACTGTTTCAGTTTTTTTTATGACAGGTGTTTTACATCATATAAAAAATGTCGATCTGTTTTTTAAGGATGTGCAAAAGGCATTGGTTCCAGGTGGCAAAGTTGTAATGATAGAGCCCTTTAACAGCCCCTTTGCAAGGGTAATGTATCGGATATCGCACCATGAACCCTTTGATCCGGAATCGGGTTGGAAGATTTCAGGGGAGAAACATCTTGCGGATGCTAACATAGCTCTTCCCTGGATAATTTTTATGAGAGATCGAAAAGTTTTTGAGTCGAAATATCCCAACCTGCGGATAAAAAAAATTGAAACCCACAATCCGATAACATTTCAGCTCAGTGGTGCAGGGGCCTTTAATACGTTCCTGCCGGGGTTTGCTTATCCTTTCTTTAAGACTTTTGAATTATTGCTTAGGCCTTTATACCATTATCTTGCCATGTGGATGACAATCGAACTGGAAAATGTTGAAGCTACTATATGA
- a CDS encoding radical SAM protein — protein sequence MDKYRMEGHKLWWHLDRVESWVKGERIVPLHMDIGISKGCDIACVYCYGALQGRIGPSGFNIPKEPLLRFLRDAAELGVKAISITGEAEPTMNPAVYDAVVEGNRCGLSMGLATWGGRLGEERIPDLANNLVWIRFNISAGDENSYRKIHKTREDNFNKVVKNIEAFVKIRKQDNLPLTVGLQMVTMPWYAEEAKKLAKLGRDLGVDYLEIKHCSDNFQGDLGVKHDDYQKVVDQLKEAEEYATDTFDVVVRWSKILKGRERDYDVCYCAGNFMLRMSGNGTIYPCAQFFDWRSEEFAIGNIIEESFKDIFYSDRYLEAVKRIQNLNVHEECYSGCKENAINESLWMIKHPPLHTNFI from the coding sequence ATGGATAAGTATCGGATGGAAGGGCACAAGCTTTGGTGGCATCTGGATAGAGTTGAATCGTGGGTAAAGGGGGAAAGAATCGTCCCGTTACATATGGATATAGGAATATCCAAAGGGTGTGATATTGCGTGTGTTTATTGCTATGGTGCCTTGCAGGGAAGAATAGGTCCGAGTGGCTTTAACATACCAAAAGAACCTCTTTTGAGGTTCCTGAGGGACGCTGCGGAGTTAGGGGTTAAGGCTATTTCAATTACGGGAGAAGCTGAACCCACAATGAATCCTGCAGTGTATGACGCTGTTGTTGAAGGAAACAGATGTGGGTTAAGTATGGGACTTGCAACGTGGGGGGGGAGACTAGGAGAAGAGAGAATTCCGGATTTAGCGAACAACTTAGTATGGATAAGATTTAATATCAGTGCCGGAGATGAAAATAGTTATAGGAAAATTCATAAAACACGTGAAGATAATTTCAATAAAGTGGTAAAAAACATAGAAGCGTTCGTAAAGATAAGAAAGCAAGATAATTTACCTCTTACAGTAGGTCTGCAAATGGTTACCATGCCTTGGTATGCTGAGGAAGCCAAAAAATTAGCAAAACTTGGTAGAGATCTTGGGGTTGACTACCTGGAAATAAAGCATTGCAGTGATAATTTTCAAGGAGATTTGGGTGTCAAACATGATGACTACCAGAAAGTGGTAGATCAATTGAAAGAGGCTGAGGAGTATGCAACAGACACGTTTGATGTAGTAGTGAGGTGGAGTAAAATATTAAAAGGGAGAGAAAGGGATTATGATGTCTGTTATTGTGCTGGTAATTTTATGTTAAGAATGTCTGGTAATGGAACTATATATCCATGTGCGCAGTTTTTCGACTGGAGAAGCGAAGAATTTGCAATTGGTAATATTATTGAAGAATCTTTTAAAGATATATTTTATAGTGATAGATATCTGGAGGCGGTTAAGAGAATTCAAAATTTGAATGTACACGAGGAGTGTTACAGTGGATGTAAGGAAAACGCTATTAACGAGTCGTTATGGATGATAAAACACCCACCCTTACATACTAACTTTATATGA
- a CDS encoding TylF/MycF family methyltransferase, with the protein MSDDISLRHENEKQQRGILEELFGKTELSPFEMFRNFPVYTPRYNIARFLTHYELFKKICNLPGVIVDLGVFRGASTFTWAKLCEIFCPTDVRKVVYGFDTFEGFPHIAEEDGGEELERGRKVGGFSGGTTVERDMDLAQKAMTADKHIRHLKRIEFIKGDALKTIPAFVESKGHGLRIALLNIDFDLYEPTKIALEKFVPLMVHGGIIIADEYALDLFGGETKAIDDYFQKTFGSKPKIKKFTWHSVPSGYIEVDW; encoded by the coding sequence ATGTCAGACGATATATCTTTACGGCATGAAAATGAAAAGCAACAAAGGGGAATTCTGGAAGAACTTTTCGGAAAAACTGAGCTTTCTCCATTTGAGATGTTCAGGAATTTCCCAGTGTATACGCCTCGATACAACATTGCAAGGTTTCTCACGCATTATGAATTATTTAAGAAGATATGCAATCTGCCCGGTGTAATTGTTGATCTCGGTGTTTTCAGAGGAGCATCTACATTCACTTGGGCAAAACTATGTGAAATATTTTGCCCTACAGACGTCAGAAAGGTTGTTTACGGTTTTGATACATTTGAGGGCTTTCCTCACATAGCCGAAGAAGATGGAGGCGAAGAGTTGGAACGAGGGAGAAAAGTGGGAGGTTTTTCAGGTGGTACTACAGTCGAAAGAGATATGGATTTAGCCCAAAAGGCGATGACGGCTGATAAGCATATCAGGCATCTCAAAAGAATAGAGTTTATTAAAGGAGATGCTTTAAAAACTATCCCTGCATTTGTTGAATCGAAAGGGCATGGATTGAGGATTGCTCTCTTAAATATTGACTTTGATCTTTATGAGCCTACAAAAATTGCTTTAGAGAAATTTGTTCCTTTAATGGTGCATGGAGGAATAATCATTGCCGATGAATATGCTCTGGATCTTTTCGGCGGAGAGACAAAGGCGATAGATGATTATTTCCAAAAAACTTTCGGCTCAAAACCAAAAATTAAGAAATTTACCTGGCATAGCGTCCCCTCTGGATATATAGAGGTAGATTGGTGA
- a CDS encoding transketolase — MVIDVANKSKSAHVGSSLSCVDLLVYLYYHELNINEENFPMRDIFVLSKAHGAMALYAMLTHKKLMDKDTFFGYFQNDGTLPAHLDKFTNKWIEVSAGSLGHGFNIALGIAYGLKLKGDKRKVFSIIGDGESQEGAIWEGAMFAPKLGLNNFTAIMDRNDLQGYGRPSELCSYEPIVDKWEAFGWEVHRMNGHNFGEIIQTFKKATNEKPKIFIADTKKGQGISFMEDEMKWHYYVVTDEFKEQAFKELHQE; from the coding sequence TTGGTAATTGATGTTGCGAATAAATCAAAAAGTGCCCATGTCGGTTCCTCGCTCTCTTGCGTTGATTTATTGGTATATCTCTATTACCATGAGCTAAATATCAATGAAGAAAATTTTCCAATGAGGGATATATTCGTGCTAAGCAAAGCTCATGGGGCAATGGCCCTGTATGCAATGTTAACTCACAAAAAGTTAATGGATAAAGATACATTTTTTGGATACTTCCAAAACGATGGGACATTACCAGCACATCTTGATAAATTTACCAATAAATGGATCGAAGTTTCAGCAGGTTCTCTGGGGCATGGATTCAACATTGCGTTGGGGATTGCCTATGGATTGAAACTAAAAGGAGATAAAAGGAAAGTATTTTCTATCATTGGGGATGGTGAGTCGCAGGAGGGGGCGATATGGGAGGGGGCTATGTTTGCTCCTAAGTTAGGTCTCAACAATTTTACAGCAATTATGGACCGTAATGATTTACAGGGTTATGGACGACCCAGTGAGTTGTGTTCATACGAACCGATTGTAGATAAATGGGAGGCCTTCGGTTGGGAGGTCCATCGAATGAATGGTCACAACTTTGGGGAAATTATTCAAACCTTTAAAAAAGCAACAAATGAGAAACCAAAAATATTTATTGCTGATACCAAGAAGGGCCAGGGTATTTCATTTATGGAAGACGAAATGAAATGGCATTATTATGTAGTCACTGATGAGTTTAAAGAGCAGGCTTTTAAGGAATTACATCAAGAATAA
- a CDS encoding radical SAM protein, with amino-acid sequence MDKYRIDSHKLLYHVPRVNDWLDGEIIYPIYMEISPSGTCNHRCSYCALDFMEYKKRYLDTSILKEKLSEMGELGLKSVMFAGEGEPFLHKDIAEIIGHTKISGIDVGITTNGVFLRKSLVEKILPHTEWIKVSINGATKETYAKIHRSKIDDFETVIKNMTYAVKMRKESACKCALGMQLLLLPENQHEAVLLAELARDIGMDYLVIKPYSQHPLSKTDKYKSIKYSDYLGLADSLERINTSTFSVIFRIQTMKKWDQAGRNYNRCIALPFWSYLDAGGNVWGCSVYLGDERFYYGNINESSFREIWEGERRLESLKWVEHEFDAGCCRINCRMDEVNKYLWELKYPPEHVNFI; translated from the coding sequence ATGGATAAATATAGAATAGACAGCCATAAGCTTCTTTATCATGTCCCAAGAGTTAACGATTGGCTGGACGGTGAAATAATTTACCCAATTTATATGGAGATAAGTCCTTCAGGAACGTGTAACCATCGTTGTAGTTACTGTGCCCTGGATTTTATGGAATATAAGAAGAGGTACCTGGATACCAGTATATTAAAAGAGAAGCTCTCCGAAATGGGAGAACTAGGATTGAAAAGCGTGATGTTTGCTGGTGAGGGGGAACCTTTTTTACATAAAGATATTGCAGAGATTATTGGTCACACAAAGATATCGGGGATTGATGTCGGCATTACTACCAATGGGGTTTTTCTGCGCAAATCTCTCGTGGAAAAAATTCTCCCACATACAGAATGGATCAAGGTTAGTATTAATGGGGCAACGAAAGAGACGTATGCTAAGATCCATCGCTCCAAGATTGATGATTTTGAGACCGTAATAAAAAATATGACATATGCAGTAAAAATGAGGAAAGAGAGTGCGTGTAAGTGTGCATTGGGTATGCAACTCTTATTACTGCCAGAAAATCAGCATGAAGCCGTACTTCTTGCAGAGTTGGCCCGCGACATCGGAATGGATTATCTCGTAATAAAACCTTATTCACAACACCCATTAAGCAAGACTGACAAATACAAATCTATTAAATACAGTGATTATCTTGGTCTTGCCGATTCCCTAGAAAGAATTAATACGAGTACCTTTAGTGTTATTTTCAGGATACAGACTATGAAAAAGTGGGACCAAGCCGGAAGAAATTATAATCGTTGTATCGCACTTCCTTTCTGGTCATATCTGGATGCTGGTGGCAATGTCTGGGGTTGCAGTGTATATCTCGGGGATGAGAGGTTCTACTATGGCAATATAAACGAGAGCAGTTTTCGGGAAATCTGGGAGGGAGAGAGAAGGCTTGAGTCATTAAAGTGGGTAGAGCATGAGTTTGATGCCGGTTGTTGTAGAATTAACTGCAGGATGGACGAGGTAAATAAGTATCTTTGGGAATTAAAATATCCTCCAGAACATGTTAATTTTATTTAG
- a CDS encoding PfkB family carbohydrate kinase, which translates to MTNRSIERKILLFDKLIEKVENLKQQGKVVVQTHGVFDLIHPGIIKHLNMSKREGDVLIVTVIKDKDVRKGPGRPIFPENYRVENVAALEQVDFTCLVDDETPFECIQRIKPDVFSKGRSHKRRAQDLGIYEKNLEKEKKFYFGQGRICETGGISFSSSRIINNFLDVYPEETRKFLQDFSEKYSFDYIMEKVDELKKMKILLLGDGIIDEYHYVATMGKSSKANLVVNKYLTHEIFAGGVFAIANHIAGLCEEIQLVTVLGREDTREDFILNSLKPNVRSQFFYREDGPTIVKKRYIHSYLNQKLFEINYLEDAFINNRIEMEIIKYLESEIENYDLVLISDFGHGFITEKIFSIIEKHSKTFGINTQTNGANVGYNLITKYHNPNYVCLDELEIRLAAQEKFTDIKDVIKKISKSINSDYLIATLGKGGSIGINRKGETNRTPIFSSKVIDTVGAGDAFFAYTAPCFAIGHPLDLVSFIGNAVGALAVQIVGNKKSVEKYELLDFVHTILK; encoded by the coding sequence ATGACCAACAGATCAATAGAAAGAAAGATATTACTGTTCGATAAACTCATTGAGAAGGTTGAAAACCTGAAACAGCAGGGTAAAGTTGTGGTTCAGACTCACGGCGTTTTTGACCTCATCCATCCAGGGATCATCAAACATCTCAATATGTCGAAGAGAGAGGGTGACGTTTTGATAGTTACCGTAATTAAGGATAAAGATGTGCGGAAAGGGCCGGGAAGACCCATATTCCCGGAGAATTATAGAGTGGAGAATGTTGCTGCTCTCGAGCAGGTTGATTTCACCTGCCTGGTTGACGATGAGACACCTTTTGAATGCATACAGAGGATAAAACCCGATGTGTTTTCAAAGGGGAGGTCACATAAGAGAAGAGCTCAGGATCTCGGAATTTACGAAAAAAATTTGGAGAAGGAGAAAAAATTTTATTTTGGACAAGGCCGGATCTGTGAGACGGGGGGAATATCCTTTAGCTCTTCACGGATTATCAATAATTTTCTCGATGTGTATCCCGAGGAGACCAGGAAGTTTTTACAGGACTTTTCAGAAAAGTATAGTTTCGATTATATCATGGAGAAAGTGGATGAGTTGAAAAAGATGAAAATCCTGCTCCTTGGAGACGGTATTATTGATGAATATCATTATGTCGCGACCATGGGTAAGTCTTCCAAGGCGAATCTTGTCGTAAATAAATATTTAACCCATGAGATCTTTGCGGGAGGCGTATTTGCAATTGCCAATCATATAGCAGGTCTCTGTGAAGAGATACAACTGGTAACAGTGCTGGGCAGGGAAGATACAAGAGAAGATTTCATATTAAACAGCTTAAAACCAAACGTCCGTTCTCAGTTCTTTTACAGGGAAGATGGCCCAACCATTGTCAAGAAGAGGTATATTCACTCCTATCTGAACCAAAAGCTGTTTGAAATCAATTATCTGGAAGATGCTTTCATCAACAACCGTATTGAGATGGAGATCATTAAATATCTGGAGTCTGAAATAGAAAACTATGATTTAGTATTGATTTCAGATTTCGGGCATGGATTTATAACGGAAAAAATATTCAGTATTATTGAAAAGCATTCAAAGACATTTGGTATTAATACACAGACCAATGGGGCTAATGTAGGTTACAATCTCATTACAAAATATCATAATCCAAATTATGTCTGTCTGGATGAACTTGAAATCAGGTTGGCTGCTCAGGAAAAATTTACTGATATTAAGGATGTCATAAAAAAAATCTCAAAGTCCATAAATTCTGATTACCTTATTGCGACGCTTGGTAAGGGAGGTTCAATCGGGATTAATAGAAAAGGCGAAACAAACAGGACTCCAATATTTTCATCAAAGGTAATTGATACAGTAGGTGCGGGTGATGCGTTTTTTGCATATACCGCTCCCTGTTTTGCGATTGGCCATCCATTAGATCTTGTCTCGTTCATCGGAAATGCTGTCGGGGCGCTGGCAGTTCAGATTGTAGGAAACAAGAAGTCTGTGGAAAAATATGAGCTGCTGGATTTTGTGCACACAATTTTGAAATAA
- a CDS encoding adenylyltransferase/cytidyltransferase family protein, translating into MKILEFDELEQKIRALKNEGKIIVHCHGCFDLMHPGHIKHFQSAKKMGDVLVITVTPDVYVDKGPDRPVFNQELRADSIAALECVDYVAVNKWPTAENTLRRLCPDIYVKGQEFQNLQDKTGKIQKEYNLTRELGIEIKFTQDIVFSSTKLLNQHFIK; encoded by the coding sequence GTGAAGATTCTTGAATTTGATGAATTAGAACAAAAAATCCGTGCTTTGAAGAATGAAGGAAAGATAATTGTTCACTGTCATGGATGTTTTGATCTCATGCATCCTGGACACATAAAACATTTTCAGTCGGCTAAAAAGATGGGGGACGTTCTCGTAATAACAGTTACCCCTGATGTGTACGTTGACAAAGGGCCGGACAGACCGGTCTTTAACCAGGAGCTGAGGGCAGATTCAATTGCTGCTTTAGAGTGTGTTGATTACGTGGCTGTCAATAAATGGCCTACCGCTGAAAATACGCTGAGGCGATTATGCCCGGATATCTATGTAAAGGGACAGGAATTTCAGAATCTGCAGGATAAAACGGGAAAGATTCAAAAGGAATACAACTTGACGAGGGAATTAGGAATAGAAATCAAGTTTACCCAGGATATAGTTTTTTCATCAACAAAACTTCTCAATCAACATTTTATCAAATAG
- a CDS encoding deoxyhypusine synthase family protein: protein MPAFDRKKLCLKPLSERNHDLTVSIVKELDTHSASPIGKNTYAVARDICSAKENSHATIMLIGGHVIRTGVQKYIIDLMERGYISCLAMNGAGIIHDFEFALIGATTESVARYIKDGQFGLWQETARLNDIMNEAYRKDKSAGMGESVGRAISLGDFPCKEISLLAAGYRLSIPITVHVGIGYDIIHEYPNCDGAVTGATSYNDFLTFAEVVQNLESGVVMNFGSAVMAPEVFLKALSMARNIAHKEGRVINHFTTLVCDLMDLPDDFNKEPSRDNPAYYFRPWKTMLVRTVADGGISYYIKGKHSETIPELWSAINEEERR from the coding sequence TTGCCAGCATTTGACCGAAAGAAACTCTGCCTTAAACCCTTGTCGGAGAGAAACCACGATCTGACCGTTTCAATTGTCAAAGAGTTAGATACTCATTCCGCTTCTCCAATTGGCAAAAATACATACGCTGTTGCCAGGGATATCTGCAGCGCAAAAGAAAACTCACACGCCACGATTATGTTAATCGGGGGGCATGTTATACGGACAGGAGTACAGAAGTACATAATCGATTTGATGGAGAGAGGCTATATATCCTGTTTAGCTATGAATGGAGCCGGAATTATTCATGATTTTGAGTTTGCCTTGATCGGTGCTACAACAGAAAGTGTAGCCCGCTATATCAAGGATGGTCAGTTTGGTCTGTGGCAGGAAACGGCAAGATTAAACGATATTATGAATGAGGCCTACAGGAAAGACAAAAGTGCTGGTATGGGAGAATCTGTCGGGCGTGCTATTTCTCTGGGGGATTTCCCTTGTAAGGAGATCAGTTTGTTAGCAGCAGGGTACCGATTATCTATACCCATTACTGTACATGTCGGCATTGGATATGATATAATTCATGAATATCCAAATTGTGACGGTGCTGTAACAGGAGCGACTTCATATAATGATTTTTTAACTTTCGCAGAGGTTGTCCAGAATCTTGAAAGTGGAGTTGTGATGAATTTTGGCAGTGCAGTAATGGCGCCCGAAGTTTTTTTGAAAGCGCTGAGTATGGCAAGAAATATTGCGCATAAGGAAGGGAGAGTTATTAATCATTTTACTACACTGGTATGCGATCTGATGGATCTGCCGGATGATTTTAATAAAGAGCCTTCAAGAGATAATCCTGCATATTATTTCAGGCCATGGAAAACCATGCTTGTAAGAACAGTCGCTGATGGTGGTATAAGTTATTATATTAAGGGGAAACACTCTGAGACAATTCCTGAGCTCTGGAGTGCAATAAATGAAGAAGAGCGCCGGTAG
- a CDS encoding FkbM family methyltransferase, whose translation MGKNRIGMLYKHTLKFLAEKIPQFYRIIHILPQKRFIDIRVNPTKNRLNVFLFIIKKTIVVIARYNKSKEKIMRKVTYKARMNFILDLDLNEYTQCLYYFEPPNQDLIRLIEKGGSVFVDIGANVGFFSLLGSYTFNNVISFEPTPKSNNALKNHIRLNKINNIQVYDYALSDTKGTMTLYENPYNAGGNRLDKFADEMISKSGRDDWVHYMVDVVTLDEILDDNNQDTISLIKIDVEGHETKVLKGSRHTLSKYRPIIYAEIGGERDRLNSILEVVPEFYKAYDSVNKELIGNNSSLPSDVLLIPAGIEMEAL comes from the coding sequence ATGGGTAAAAATAGAATCGGTATGTTATATAAGCATACTTTAAAATTTCTTGCGGAAAAAATTCCGCAATTCTACAGGATAATACATATCCTACCTCAGAAGAGATTCATTGATATAAGAGTAAATCCAACTAAAAATCGACTTAATGTATTTTTATTTATAATAAAAAAAACCATCGTGGTAATAGCTCGCTATAACAAATCAAAAGAAAAAATAATGCGAAAAGTTACCTATAAAGCAAGAATGAATTTCATTCTGGATCTAGACCTTAATGAATACACACAATGTTTGTATTATTTTGAACCTCCAAATCAAGATCTTATACGTTTGATTGAAAAAGGGGGTAGTGTATTTGTAGATATTGGAGCAAATGTTGGGTTTTTTTCTCTCTTAGGTTCCTATACATTTAATAACGTTATTTCGTTTGAGCCAACACCAAAATCTAATAACGCACTTAAAAATCACATTAGATTGAACAAAATTAATAACATACAAGTCTATGATTATGCTCTGTCAGATACCAAAGGGACAATGACATTATATGAAAATCCCTATAATGCCGGAGGTAACAGACTGGATAAGTTTGCAGATGAAATGATTAGTAAATCAGGTAGAGATGATTGGGTTCACTATATGGTGGATGTAGTAACATTAGATGAAATTCTTGATGATAATAATCAAGATACTATCTCTCTCATAAAAATTGATGTGGAAGGACACGAGACGAAAGTATTAAAAGGGAGCCGACATACGTTGTCAAAATACAGACCAATAATTTATGCAGAAATAGGTGGGGAAAGAGACCGGTTAAACAGTATATTAGAAGTAGTCCCAGAGTTTTATAAAGCATATGATTCTGTGAATAAAGAGTTGATTGGTAATAATTCCAGCCTCCCCTCTGATGTTTTACTAATACCAGCAGGTATTGAAATGGAGGCGTTGTAA
- a CDS encoding class I SAM-dependent methyltransferase: METKKENLIQELIAIAESHKSETGKKFEHLDNIMGAARFVKDAFLIQKTVKEKSCVLDLGCGVGQMSYLLRRLDFDVIASDIYPGTPYYIEYYNRVKEGEVKYYECDILKNKKHVLSDKKFDAICISGVLEHVPDFRLFLDRMKALLRTNGKLFIFRFPHKGSWIEKINYLRFANAVSHPLRFSPKEIHFMLRWHGFRVDEWAYEEILPVNLRGLPQNFINMYHKIPWILMPASGMLCSIPFLNMLSTSFRFVCNKAVTKS, from the coding sequence ATGGAGACGAAAAAAGAAAATCTCATACAGGAATTAATAGCCATTGCAGAAAGCCATAAATCTGAGACAGGTAAGAAGTTTGAACATCTAGACAATATCATGGGTGCCGCCAGGTTTGTGAAAGATGCGTTTCTCATACAGAAAACCGTTAAAGAAAAGAGTTGTGTGCTTGATTTAGGTTGTGGCGTTGGACAGATGTCGTATTTATTGAGGCGTTTGGACTTTGACGTTATTGCTTCAGACATATATCCTGGTACCCCCTATTATATAGAGTATTATAATAGGGTTAAGGAGGGAGAAGTAAAGTACTATGAATGCGATATTTTGAAGAACAAAAAACATGTCTTGTCTGATAAAAAGTTTGATGCAATCTGCATTTCCGGTGTTCTTGAACACGTGCCAGACTTTCGACTATTTCTGGATCGCATGAAAGCGTTGCTGCGTACTAATGGCAAACTCTTTATCTTCAGGTTTCCCCATAAGGGTTCCTGGATTGAGAAAATTAATTACCTGCGATTTGCAAACGCTGTCAGTCATCCTCTTCGGTTTTCTCCAAAGGAGATACATTTCATGTTACGCTGGCATGGTTTCAGAGTTGATGAATGGGCATATGAGGAGATACTCCCCGTTAATTTGAGAGGACTTCCTCAAAATTTTATAAATATGTATCATAAAATACCCTGGATCTTAATGCCGGCGAGTGGTATGTTGTGCAGCATTCCGTTTCTGAATATGCTTTCCACTTCTTTTCGATTTGTCTGTAATAAGGCTGTTACGAAGTCGTAG
- a CDS encoding acylneuraminate cytidylyltransferase family protein — MEILALIPARGGSKRVEDKNICLLGGKPLIAYTVEAALASKLISRVVVSTDSRQVAGISKEYGAETPFLRPESISQDDSTEMEFFEHALGWFMKYEGYEPDLIVQLYPTSPFRKAETIDKAVKEIQLYPEADSLRSITLCTEHPYKMWVIENSRLKPFVKSEDCNMHTRSYHLLPRVYIQNASIYITKPSTIKNKGTPIGDIVIPFPMDERESIDINTPLDLQFAEMVLKE, encoded by the coding sequence TTGGAAATTTTAGCGCTCATACCTGCCAGAGGCGGTTCGAAAAGGGTAGAAGACAAAAATATCTGTTTGTTGGGGGGGAAACCCCTGATCGCATATACAGTTGAAGCAGCCCTTGCGTCTAAGCTGATAAGCAGGGTTGTCGTGAGCACTGACAGCAGACAGGTAGCCGGAATTTCAAAAGAGTATGGTGCAGAGACTCCCTTTCTCCGTCCTGAAAGTATTTCACAGGATGATTCTACAGAGATGGAATTTTTTGAACATGCACTGGGATGGTTTATGAAATATGAGGGGTATGAACCAGACCTGATTGTCCAGCTGTATCCAACATCTCCTTTTCGCAAGGCAGAGACCATTGATAAAGCCGTCAAGGAAATACAACTATATCCGGAGGCAGATTCACTCCGATCTATAACCTTATGCACCGAACACCCCTATAAGATGTGGGTGATCGAGAACTCCCGATTGAAACCGTTTGTGAAGAGCGAGGATTGTAATATGCACACACGTTCTTATCACTTATTGCCAAGGGTATATATTCAAAATGCAAGTATATACATTACGAAACCTTCTACTATTAAAAACAAGGGGACTCCAATTGGTGATATTGTCATCCCTTTTCCCATGGACGAACGGGAATCCATTGATATTAATACGCCGCTGGACCTTCAATTTGCAGAGATGGTATTGAAAGAGTGA
- a CDS encoding class I SAM-dependent methyltransferase, which yields MGDWKSYFEKSNRNIFKQCLSARRLIEIIIDTVPEEGRVLEAGCGTALLSLLLADYGFDVTALDLTDEIIDYAKKRICADNLKLHIMKGDIFRLSSLFEERYFDVVCNSGVMEHFSDEDIVRGLVEQKKVSRKVIFNVPNNHNVLTERHFGDERFLSNKKWVSLIKRAGFQSVNVYGGYYVTRPAYLLPKIVFKHGFYFDCVWKRFSRHSVFVCE from the coding sequence ATGGGCGATTGGAAAAGCTATTTTGAAAAAAGCAATAGAAACATCTTTAAACAGTGTCTCTCCGCCAGACGTCTGATTGAGATAATAATCGATACAGTTCCAGAGGAAGGGCGGGTGTTAGAAGCCGGATGTGGTACTGCTCTCCTTTCACTGTTGCTGGCCGATTATGGATTTGATGTTACTGCGCTTGATCTGACAGATGAGATAATCGATTATGCGAAAAAAAGGATCTGTGCTGACAATCTAAAACTACATATTATGAAGGGTGACATCTTCAGACTTTCATCTCTTTTTGAAGAGCGTTACTTCGATGTGGTTTGTAATAGCGGTGTAATGGAACATTTTTCAGATGAGGACATTGTGAGGGGGCTTGTTGAACAGAAAAAGGTATCCAGAAAGGTTATCTTCAATGTTCCAAATAATCACAATGTACTCACGGAAAGACATTTCGGTGATGAGAGGTTCCTGAGCAACAAGAAGTGGGTGTCGTTGATAAAAAGGGCGGGTTTCCAGAGCGTTAACGTATATGGGGGGTATTATGTAACAAGACCTGCATATCTGCTGCCGAAGATTGTCTTTAAACACGGGTTTTATTTCGACTGTGTGTGGAAGCGCTTCAGTCGGCACTCTGTTTTTGTATGTGAGTAG